A section of the Mesorhizobium loti genome encodes:
- a CDS encoding ABC transporter permease, translating to MFRLEVRTSTPAWFNLALPLLAIGATLVLCSGLIALAGAGVLESYGVMFTASLGDSYAITETLVRAAPMIFTGLAVAVAFRAKFWNIGAEGQLLAGAVASCFVGAIPMPGALAMLLMAVAGAAAGAAVALVPATLRVKFRVDDVVSSLLLNSVIYYALMALIEGPWKDSFSGYPISPPIEDSANFPVLIEGTRLHLGVVVALIAAPLIWFLIARTTLGFRIRVTGENPEAARYGGIHVERVLLSTALLSGALAGLAGVGEVGGVHFQVMSDISPGYGYSGIVVAMLARLNPLGVVPAAIFLAAVMTGAEAMSRATGVPAFLSDVIQGTALLAMLVALLFTAYRIRRVGTAS from the coding sequence ATGTTTCGCCTGGAAGTCCGCACCTCCACGCCCGCCTGGTTCAATCTGGCACTGCCGTTGCTGGCGATCGGCGCCACGCTTGTCCTGTGCAGCGGCCTCATCGCGCTGGCCGGCGCCGGCGTGCTCGAATCCTACGGGGTGATGTTCACGGCCTCGCTCGGCGACAGCTATGCTATCACCGAAACGCTGGTGCGCGCCGCACCGATGATCTTCACCGGGCTGGCGGTCGCCGTCGCCTTCCGCGCCAAATTCTGGAACATCGGCGCTGAAGGGCAATTGCTGGCCGGCGCGGTCGCCAGCTGCTTCGTCGGCGCGATCCCGATGCCGGGGGCGCTCGCCATGCTGCTGATGGCTGTCGCGGGTGCCGCCGCCGGAGCTGCCGTCGCCCTTGTTCCCGCGACGCTGCGGGTCAAGTTCAGGGTTGACGATGTGGTCAGCTCGCTGCTGCTCAACTCGGTCATCTACTACGCGCTGATGGCGCTGATCGAAGGGCCGTGGAAGGATAGTTTCAGCGGCTATCCGATCTCGCCGCCGATCGAGGATTCGGCCAACTTTCCGGTGCTGATCGAAGGCACGCGCCTGCATCTCGGCGTCGTGGTGGCGCTGATCGCCGCGCCTCTGATCTGGTTCCTGATCGCGCGCACGACGCTTGGCTTCAGGATCAGGGTCACCGGCGAGAATCCGGAAGCTGCACGCTATGGCGGCATCCATGTCGAACGCGTGCTGCTGTCGACCGCGCTGCTGTCGGGTGCGCTGGCCGGGCTTGCCGGCGTCGGCGAAGTCGGCGGCGTGCATTTCCAGGTGATGAGCGACATCTCGCCGGGCTATGGCTATTCCGGCATCGTCGTTGCCATGCTGGCGCGCCTCAACCCGCTGGGCGTGGTGCCGGCGGCGATCTTCCTCGCCGCCGTGATGACCGGCGCCGAGGCGATGTCGCGGGCAACCGGCGTGCCGGCCTTCCTCAGCGATGTCATCCAGGGGACAGCGCTGCTCGCCATGCTGGTGGCACTGCTGTTCACCGCCTATCGCATCCGCCGCGTGGGGACAGCCTCATGA